One genomic region from Lepidochelys kempii isolate rLepKem1 chromosome 19, rLepKem1.hap2, whole genome shotgun sequence encodes:
- the STMN1 gene encoding stathmin isoform X1, whose protein sequence is MCLVILLDIQVKELEKRASGQAFELILSPPSKEAVPEFPLSPPKKKDLSLEEIQKKLEAAEERRKSHEAEVLKQLAEKREHEKEVLQKAIEENNNFSKMAEEKLTHKMEANKENREAQMAAKLERLREKDKHIEEVRKNKEGKEPGENETD, encoded by the exons ATGTGTCTTGTCATTCTCTTAGATATTCAGGTGAAGGAGCTGGAAAAGCGTGCATCTGGGCAGGCATTTGAGCTGATACTTAGTCCTCCTTCAAAAGAAGCAGTCCCAgaatttcccctctcccctccaaagAAGAAGGATCTTTCACTGGAAGAAATTCAGAAAAAGTTGGAAGCTGCAGAAGAGAGACGTAAG TCTCATGAAGCAGAAGTCTTGAAGCAATTAGCTGAGAAACGAGAGCATGAAAAAGAAGTGCTTCAGAAAGCAATTGAAGAAAATAATAACTTCAGCAAAATGGCAGAAGAGAAGCTGACCCACAAAATGGAagctaacaaagaaaacagagaggcacaaatGGCTGCTAAACTGGAGCGCTTGAGGGAGAAA GACAAGCATATTGAAGAAGTACGAAAGAACAAAGAAGGCAAAGAACCTGGTGAGAACGAAACTGACTGA
- the STMN1 gene encoding stathmin isoform X2: MASSDIQVKELEKRASGQAFELILSPPSKEAVPEFPLSPPKKKDLSLEEIQKKLEAAEERRKSHEAEVLKQLAEKREHEKEVLQKAIEENNNFSKMAEEKLTHKMEANKENREAQMAAKLERLREKDKHIEEVRKNKEGKEPGENETD; the protein is encoded by the exons ATGGCTTCTTCTG ATATTCAGGTGAAGGAGCTGGAAAAGCGTGCATCTGGGCAGGCATTTGAGCTGATACTTAGTCCTCCTTCAAAAGAAGCAGTCCCAgaatttcccctctcccctccaaagAAGAAGGATCTTTCACTGGAAGAAATTCAGAAAAAGTTGGAAGCTGCAGAAGAGAGACGTAAG TCTCATGAAGCAGAAGTCTTGAAGCAATTAGCTGAGAAACGAGAGCATGAAAAAGAAGTGCTTCAGAAAGCAATTGAAGAAAATAATAACTTCAGCAAAATGGCAGAAGAGAAGCTGACCCACAAAATGGAagctaacaaagaaaacagagaggcacaaatGGCTGCTAAACTGGAGCGCTTGAGGGAGAAA GACAAGCATATTGAAGAAGTACGAAAGAACAAAGAAGGCAAAGAACCTGGTGAGAACGAAACTGACTGA